One Ictalurus furcatus strain D&B chromosome 24, Billie_1.0, whole genome shotgun sequence DNA segment encodes these proteins:
- the LOC128600778 gene encoding olfactory receptor 6N2-like: protein MDVTNLTYLTLNGHVDLQTYRYVYFLITLTVYLSIIVFNIVVIFVIFMNKRLHEPMYIFIAALLCNALFGATALYPKLLTDLLSEKQVSSYHGCLFQAFCVYTYAASEFMLLSAMAYDRYVSICKPLHYSNIVKMPTVRKLICFSWFLPCCAIGIADLLLSQLPLCKFKMNRIYCDGYSIVKLSCTVTSINNLLGLAIFSIAVFPPVIFIIYSYIRILAVCLKNSKDFRRKALQTCLPHLLIFINFSVNICFEIINNRLESNQIPHIITIILSVEYLLIPPLFNPIIYGLKLQEILKSIKRLISWKKRAEVYF, encoded by the coding sequence atGGATGTTACTAATCTTACATATTTAACACTTAATGGACATGTGGATTTACAGACTTACAGATatgtttatttcttaattaCTCTCACAGTGTACTTATCAAtcattgtatttaatattgttgtAATTTTTGTCATATTCATGAACAAACGTCTCCATGAGCCCATGTACATTTTCATTGCTGCTTTGCTTTGTAATGCTCTCTTTGGAGCAACTGCTCTTTATCCTAAACTGCTCACTGATTTACTTTCTGAAAAACAAGTCAGTTCTTACCACGGCtgtttatttcaggctttttgtGTTTATACATATGCTGCATCAGAATTCATGCTGCTATCAGCTATGGCCTATGACCGTTATGTGTCTATCTGTAAACCTTTACATTATTCAAATATTGTAAAGATGCCCACTGTCAGAAAGCTCATATGTTTTTCATGGTTTTTACCTTGTTGTGCAATTGGTATAGCAGACCTTCTACTATCCCAGCTTCCATTgtgtaaatttaaaatgaatagaaTATACTGTGATGGTTACTCAATTGTCAAATTAAGTTGTACAGTAACTTCTATTAATAACCTTTTAGGACTTGCTATTTTCAGCATTGCTGTATTTCCTCCAGTGATCTTCATAATCTACTCGTATATCAGGATACTCGCTGTGTGTTTAAAGAATTCTAAAGATTTCAGAAGAAAAGCTCTACAGACCTGTTTACCACATCTGCTCATTTTCATAAATTTTTCTGTCAACATTTGTTTTGAAATTATAAATAACAGACtagaatcaaatcaaattccCCACATTATTACCATAATCCTGTCAGTTGAATATTTACTCATTCCTCCTTTATTCAATCCCATAATATATGGATTAAAACTGCAGGAGATTTTGAAAAGCATCAAGAGGTTGATTTCATGGAAGAAGAGGGCTGAGGTTTATTTTTAG